Part of the Sphingobium sp. TKS genome is shown below.
ATGATCGCCGTGGGCGGGTTCAAGGTCTTTCCCAGCGAGGTCGAGAAGATTCTCTACCACCATCCGGCGGTCAAGGAAGCGCTGGTGATCGGCATTCCCGACCATTATCGCGGCGAGTGCCCGAAGGCCTTCGTCACCTTGCAGGAGGGCTTTGGCATCGACGGCGCCGCGCTCAAGGAGTGGCTGAACCCGCAATTGGGCAAGCATGAGAAGGTATGCGAGGTGGAGGTGCGCCTCAACCTGCCCAAGACGCTGGTCGGCAAGCTGTCCCGCAAGGAACTGGTGGCCGAAGAGCGTGCCAAGGCGGAAGCGGCAACGCCGCAGACTGGAACCGCGGGCTGATCCTTCCTATCTGTGCGGTCGACGCAAGGACAGTTGGGCAAGGACAAGGACGCAAACATGGCCGAAGAAATCGCAACTCTGGCTGGCGGCTGCTTCTGGTGCACAGAGGCGGTGTATCAGAATCTGAAGGGCGTGAAGGCCGTGGAAAGCGGCTATATCGGCGGCGCGCTGCCCAACCCGAGCTATGAACAGGTCTGTTCGGGCGCCACCGGCCATGCCGAGGCGATCCGCATCACCTATGATCCCACGGTCATCGGCTATGGCGACCTGCTGGACATTTTCTTCGCGACCCATGACCCGACGACGCTCAACCGTCAGGGCAATGACATCGGCACGCAATATCGCTCGGCCATCTTCCCCCATTCGCCCGAACAGGCGGCGGAAGCGAAGATGGGCATCGAGCGCGCCCAGGCGGATCAGACGAATCCGATCGTCACGGCCATCGAACCCGACGCTCCCTGGTATCCGGCGGAGGATTATCACCAGAAATATTGGGAACGGGTGGGGGATCGGAATCCCTATTGCATGGCGGTGATCCCGCCCAAGCTGGCCAAGCTGCGCAAGGGCTTTGCCGAACGTATCGAAGCCTGAACCGTTCGTCGCCCACGGCTTGCCCTTGCCGCCAGCGTCTCTAAGCTGGCGAGGAAGACAAGCCGGGGAAGATATATGAACAAGATCGGATTGATGGCCGCGCCGGCTTTGTTGCTGCTCCTGCCGGGCTGCATCGCGCGGACGGCGGCCAATATCGTGACGGCACCGGTGCGCGCGGGCAGTCAGGTGGTCGACTGGAGCACCACCAGCCAGGAAGAAGCCGACCGCAATTACGGCCGCAAGATGCGCAAGCAGGAAGCGCGCGAAGCCCGTGAACGGAAGAAAGAGGAAGAGCGTCGCCGCCGCGAATGCCGCGATGCGGGCTACGATAATTGCGGGTAGGGCGGTAGTTACCTTGCCGTGAGAAGGGCCGTGTTCCTGCCTGCGTAGGAACACGAAGTTGCTTAAATCTTAGGTCAGTCGATCAAGCCGCCGCCCGCCGCAACCGATCGTTGATCGCCACCCCGATCCCCTCATTCGGGATCGGCGCGACGGCAATCCGCTCCGCTGCACTCGCATCCGCCATATGCAGCGCCGCGAACAGATGCGCCGCAGCCTCCCGCATATCGGCATCCGGGCTCAAATTCACATGACAGGGCATCAACCCGAAGCCGATCAGATATTCGTCCTTCTCGGCCTTCAGCGCATTCAGCCGCACCGGCTTGGATGGCGCATAATGGCTTTCCAACTGGCCCGGGGCCTCGATCTTCGCATTTTCCGCGCCCGTCACCACCGGCAGCCGGGTCGCCTCCTCCAGCATCGTCGCCGTCACCGGCCCTGGCCGCAGCAGCCGGATGCAGTCGCTTTCCGGCGCGACGATAGTCGATTCCAGTCCTTCGCTGGTCGGCCCTTCGTCCAGGATCATGCGGATCTTGCCGTTGAGGCTCGCCAGCACATGCTCGGCCCGCGTCGGGCTGATCGCGCCGCTGCGATTGGCCGACGGCGCGGCGAGCGGCCGGCCGCTTTCCCGGATCAGCGCCCGCATCGCCGGATGCGCGGGCAGGCGCAGCGCCACGGTCGGCAATCCCGCCATCACCAGCGGCGACAGCCCGCTATCGGCGCGCACGGGCAGAACCATGGTCAGCGCGCCGGGCCAGAACCGTTCTGCCAGCTTGTCCGCCACCGGCGAAAAATCCGCCAAACGTCCAGCCATCTCCCTGTCCGCGACATGCACGATCAGCGGATTGAAGCTCGGCCGTCCCTTGGCGGTGTAGATCGCCGCTACCGCATTGGAGTCCGTGGCATCCGCCGCCAGGCCATAGACCGTCTCGGTCGGCACCGCGACCGGCTCGCCGGCACGGATCAGCAACGCCGCCTCGCGCAGCGCTTCGCTGCCATAGCGGCTTATTCGAGTGGAAAAGACTGGATTTGGGATGGTCACGACCCCAGCGATATAAGCCCCGATTTCCGGGAGTAAAAGGCCATTGCTACAGAAGAATGACATTGGCGCCGCGCTTGCCCGTCAAGTGGAGGAGGGCTAAGCGAGGGGCCATGAACGACGCCCTGCTGACCCGCATTGCCGAAGCGCTGGAACGGATCGCGCCGCCGCCCGCTTCCTCCGCCGATCTGGCCGCTGCGCCCGCCTATGTGTGGAACGGCGCCACGATCCGGGCGGTGGAGGCCTTCGCGCCGGTGGATTACGCCCTGCTGACCGGCATCGACGCGCAGAAGGAAGCGCTGCTCGAAAACAGCCGCCGCCATGCCGCGGGCCATGCCGCGCATGACGTGCTGCTCTGGGGTGCGCGGGGAACCGGCAAGTCCGCCGTCGTCGCGGCCGTCGTCGGCAAGCTCCAGGCCGAAGGACAGGACATCGCCCTGCTGCAATGCGCGATCGATGAGCTGGCCAGCCTGCCGCAACTCTTCGCTATCCTGCGCGACACGCAGCGGCCCTTCATCCTGTTCCTCGACGATCTGGGCTTCGATGAACATGGCGTGGGGGACGCCCGGTCGCTGCGCTCGTTATTGCAGGGCGGCACTGCCGCGCGGCCGGCGAATGTCCGGCTCTATGTGACGTCCAACCGCCGCCATATCGTGCCGCGCCACCTGTCGGAACAGGATGACCCGGTCAATCCACGCGACGTGGTGGACGACAAGATGGCGCTGTCGGACCGCTTCGGCCTCAGCCTGGGTTTCCATGCGATCGATCAGGACGCCTATGTCGCCATCGTCAGCGGCTATGCGGCCAGTCTCGGTCTCAGTTTCGAGCCGCTGGATGCCATCCAATGGGCAACCCAGCGCGGCAGCCGCTCAGGCCGCGTCGCCTGGCAATATGTGGTGGAACTGGCCGGACGGAATGGGGTGACGATATAGCGTCCGGAATATGCTGCCGCCTTGGTAGGAATATCCCCTGTCAATTGCTCCGCGTCACCCGCCAGACGACGCCGCCCACATCGTCGCTCACCAGCAACGCGCCCTTGGCATCCGCCGTCACGTCCACGGGCCGCCCATGGGCCTCACCCTTGGTCCCCAGAAAATCTGTCAGCACGTCGACCGGCTTGGCCTTGCCCGCCTCGCCATCGTCGCCAAAGGGCACGAACACGACCTTATATCCTGACATCGGCTTGCGGTTCCAACTGCCGTGCAGCCCGACAAAGGCGCCGTTGCCATAGGGGGCGCCCAGCGAAACCTTGTCGGCAAAGCTGAGCCCCAGCGGCGCTACATGATTGCCCAGCGAATAATCGGGCCGCTTGGTATATTCGCGGATTTCCGGCCTTTGCGGCTGGACTCGGCGATCCTCATAACCACCCCAATAATTCCACGGCCAACCGTAGAAGGCGCCGAATTCGACCCGCGTCAGATAATCGGGGACGAGATCGCTGCCCAGCATGTCGCGTTCATTCACCACGCCCCAAAGCGCGCCGCTCTTGGGCTCAAAAGCCAGTCCCACGGGATTGCGCAGGCCCGAAGCATAGATGCGATAGGCGCCGGTATTGGGATTGATCTCCAGCACGGCGGCGCGATTGGCCTCCGTTTCCAGATCATTTTCCCCGATATTGCTGTTGGAGCCGACACCGACATAGAGCAGCCCCTGTGGACTGGCGACCAGGCTGCGCGTCCAATGCATGTTGGGCGCCTGCGCCGGCAGGCTCAGTATCTTGCGCCCCTTGGCGGTGATCTTGGTATCGCCTTCCTTGTACGGAAAGGCCATCAACGCATCGGTATTGGCGACGTAGAGCGTGTCACCGACCAGCGCCATGCCATAGGGCGAATGCAGCCCCGTCAGGAAAGCCGTCTTCGTCTCAGCCCGCCCGTCGCCATCGGCGTCGCGCAGCAGGGTGATGCGGTTCGCGGAAGGCACGCCGGCCCCCGCCTTGTCCATCAGATAGTTCATCACCCGGTTGACGATGCCGCCGGTCGGCCGCGTGGGACTGTTGGTTTCCGCCACCAGTACATCGCCATTGGGCAGGCGCAGCAATGAGCGGGGATGGTCCAGCCCATCGGCAAAGCGATCGACGCTCAGCCCCTTTGCGGGGACCGGCTTTTCGCTACCCTTCCACGGCACGGCATCCGCGACATTCATCGTCGGGATCATTTCGCTGCGCGGGCTGGTGAAGACGGGTTCCTTCCCCACATCCGCGCCGACGGGAAGCTGTGCCTTATCCCCCTGCGCGAAGTAGAAGAAAAGGCCGCCGAGAATGACCAGGGTGAGGAGGGTGAGCGCGATCAGATGCTTCTTCATGGTCCCCGTTTATGCTGGCCCCTTTATGCTGGCAAGGCGCGCAAGTGCCCGGCGCGAAGCTATTTTCCCCGATCGAACAGCCACAGCAGGACGGCGATCACAATGCCCAGCGCCGTGCCCGCCAACAGGCCAGCGCTCGGCTGGCCCATCAGGCCGCCCAGGATTGTGCCGCCCAAAATGGTGAGCGCCAAAATGGCGCCTGCGCCGATCGGTTCTTTTCTGGCCTTGGTCATTGGCCGTTCCTTGCCACGGGCGGGGATGCATGGCCAGAGCTTTCCCGTCTGCGCCGTTTCGGGACAGGCCTGTCCCGCCACGGGATGATTGTGTCAGCCTGGGACTTGGCTAACCCGCTGTTCACCCTTGTAGGCCGCGCCCGCGCGTCGATGGCCGGAACTGGTATGGCGATTGAACCGCTGCCCCTACCGTTCAGGGTGGGGACTTTGGGGGGCCAGGTCATGAATATGCCATATCTTTCGGATCGAAAGAGCTATGAGGACGCGGCTGAATTGATGTCGCTGTTCGGTGACAATGCGGGCTATGAGGCCGCGGCGCGCGCCGATCGCAGCCGGGATGTAGGCAATCATATCCGCTTCTGTCACTGGCGGCAGATCGAGCGGCTCATCGTGCTGCTCACCCATGAGGGGCCGCTTGGCACCATTCATTGAGCGATTTGGCCCGACCCTCACCCGTCATGCCGGAACAGGTTCAGCATGACGGAAGGGGCGTGGATCGTTGTTGTGCCTAAAGCCGCAGTCCGGCCGTCTCCGGCAACCCGGCGAGGATGTTGAGATTCTGCACCGCGGCCCCCGCCGCGCCCTTGCCCAGATTGTCGAGCGCCGCGATCAGCCGCGCTTGACCTGTCGCTTCATTGCCAAAGACGAACAAGGCCAGCCGGTCGGTCGCGCCGACATGCTCCAGCCGCACCTGCCCCATGGCCGCGCTGTCCTCCGCCGACGCCACGCTGACGATCGGTGACCCCGCATAGGCCGCCGCCAGCGTCCTTTGCACATCCGCCACCGAAGGCGCGCCTGGCATGGCCCGCAATTGCAAAGGCACCTCGACGATCATGCCGCGATAGGCGCTCGCCACGGCCGGCGCGAACAGGGGAGGGTGCTGCAAGCCAGAATAGCGCAGCATTTCCGGCCCATGCTTATGCGTCAGCCCTAGCCCGTAGGGCCGAAAAGCGCTCGGCGCGCCTTCTGCGCCCTCATATTCCGCGATCATCGACTTGCCGCCGCCCGAATAGCCCGATGCGCCCGACACCGTCACCGGCCAGTCTGCCGGCAGCAAGCCTGCCAGCACCAGCGGCCGCACCAGCGCCAGAAAGCCGGTCGGCCAGCATCCGGGATTGGCGACGAAGCGGGCATTGGCGAGCCTCTCCCGATGGCCTGGCTCCAGTTCGGCAAAGCCATAGGTCCAGCCGTCAGCAACGCGATGCGCGGTCGACGCGTCGATCACCCGAGTCCGGTCATTGTCGATCAGCGCCACAGCCTCCCGCGCCGCATCGTCAGGCAGGCAGAGGATAACGATATCCGCCGCGTTCAGCGCATCCCGGCGCGCCGCCGCATCCTTCCGCCTGTCCGCGTCCAGCGTGATGATCGACAATTCCGGGCGGCCCGCCAGCCGCTCGTTTATTTCCAAACCCGTAGTTCCGACGCCGCCGTCGATGAAAATCCGATGTGTCATGTGCCGATTCTCCGCCGCGCCGATATGGGTTCCGCATGATCCGCCGCCAATCGTCCGACGACGTCGGCCAGAGGCTCGATCACCACGCTCATCCAATAGGCGTTGGCATGCAATAAATGGTCGCCGTCGGTCATGAGGCCGACATGGCCCGGAAAAAACACGAAGTCTCCTCGTCGGAGCGGCGCGTCAGGCGCGATCGGGGAGCCGATCCCCTCGCGCTGCAGATCGGTGTCGCGCGGCACCTTGATCCCGCACTGGCCGAGCGCGACCTGCACCAGCCCCGAACAGTCGACGCCGCGATGGCCGCGCCCACCCCAGACATAGGGCTGGCCAAGATAGCGCTCCGCCGCCGTGACCCAATCGCTTTCGAGCGCGTCGATCGCCGCGACATGGCGCTTGTGCACATAGCCGTCGGCGCAGGCGAAGAAATCGCCCTCCGCCTCCGCCGCGAATTGCGCGCCGCGTGGCCAGTAATCGGCAATGGGCGATTTGATGTCGGCTGTGCTGAACAGCGGGGCGGTGCCGGTGATGACCCGGCTGTTGACGACTTCCCGCGCATCCAGCGCCTCCCGCCGGACATAGCCGACATAGCCATCATGCCCGCAAAAGCCCCAGGCCCAGTCCGCCGTCACGTCCAGCGCATGGAAGCTCTCGCCGCGCAGCAATTCGCTGACCGCCTGCGCCTTGGGCGTGTCGCTGGCCAGCACCGGAGCGCCGGCTGCCACGCAGGTCAGTTCGACCGCGCGGGCATAATGGGCGGAAAACAGCACCCCGGCGAGCGCCAGATCAGCGAGGTCTCCGCGCGCCGCATGGATGCGCGTGTCGAGCTTGACCGACCGGCCATCCAGCTTGAAGCGGATAGGTTCAGGCGGAGCGTTCCGCGTGGGAGAGGTTGAGGCGTTCATCGCGGCCGGTTCCTGCGATGAAATGGTGAAAGGCGTCAAGAAATTCCGCCCCTTTTGGCGTCCGGGTGATGAAAATATTGCGCCGGTCGGTGGAGTCCCGTTCCCGGCGCAGATAACCCAGCGCCGATAATTTGTTCAGCGCGCGGGTAATCACCGGCTTGGAGACGTTCAGCGCCTCCGCGAGTCCCCGCACCGTATGCGGCCCCGCGCCGATATAGACCGTCAGCATCAGGGCCATTTGCCGATTGGTGAGATCAGGCTTGCCCGACCGCACATAATCGACCAGCGTGCGCATCCATTGGCCGAGCGGCTTGAGGCCGGGCCGGTTCAATTCTGCGGCTTCATTCTGTGCAGATTGGGCATCCATGCACCCCTAACGCATAATAGCCAATCCGGTTGCGTAACGGCCCGCCAAAACCGCTTTCTTTTTACTTTTTATGGCCATAGCGCCCCTGCAGCA
Proteins encoded:
- the msrA gene encoding peptide-methionine (S)-S-oxide reductase MsrA yields the protein MAEEIATLAGGCFWCTEAVYQNLKGVKAVESGYIGGALPNPSYEQVCSGATGHAEAIRITYDPTVIGYGDLLDIFFATHDPTTLNRQGNDIGTQYRSAIFPHSPEQAAEAKMGIERAQADQTNPIVTAIEPDAPWYPAEDYHQKYWERVGDRNPYCMAVIPPKLAKLRKGFAERIEA
- a CDS encoding L-threonylcarbamoyladenylate synthase, coding for MTIPNPVFSTRISRYGSEALREAALLIRAGEPVAVPTETVYGLAADATDSNAVAAIYTAKGRPSFNPLIVHVADREMAGRLADFSPVADKLAERFWPGALTMVLPVRADSGLSPLVMAGLPTVALRLPAHPAMRALIRESGRPLAAPSANRSGAISPTRAEHVLASLNGKIRMILDEGPTSEGLESTIVAPESDCIRLLRPGPVTATMLEEATRLPVVTGAENAKIEAPGQLESHYAPSKPVRLNALKAEKDEYLIGFGLMPCHVNLSPDADMREAAAHLFAALHMADASAAERIAVAPIPNEGIGVAINDRLRRAAA
- a CDS encoding ATP-binding protein yields the protein MNDALLTRIAEALERIAPPPASSADLAAAPAYVWNGATIRAVEAFAPVDYALLTGIDAQKEALLENSRRHAAGHAAHDVLLWGARGTGKSAVVAAVVGKLQAEGQDIALLQCAIDELASLPQLFAILRDTQRPFILFLDDLGFDEHGVGDARSLRSLLQGGTAARPANVRLYVTSNRRHIVPRHLSEQDDPVNPRDVVDDKMALSDRFGLSLGFHAIDQDAYVAIVSGYAASLGLSFEPLDAIQWATQRGSRSGRVAWQYVVELAGRNGVTI
- a CDS encoding PQQ-dependent sugar dehydrogenase, which gives rise to MKKHLIALTLLTLVILGGLFFYFAQGDKAQLPVGADVGKEPVFTSPRSEMIPTMNVADAVPWKGSEKPVPAKGLSVDRFADGLDHPRSLLRLPNGDVLVAETNSPTRPTGGIVNRVMNYLMDKAGAGVPSANRITLLRDADGDGRAETKTAFLTGLHSPYGMALVGDTLYVANTDALMAFPYKEGDTKITAKGRKILSLPAQAPNMHWTRSLVASPQGLLYVGVGSNSNIGENDLETEANRAAVLEINPNTGAYRIYASGLRNPVGLAFEPKSGALWGVVNERDMLGSDLVPDYLTRVEFGAFYGWPWNYWGGYEDRRVQPQRPEIREYTKRPDYSLGNHVAPLGLSFADKVSLGAPYGNGAFVGLHGSWNRKPMSGYKVVFVPFGDDGEAGKAKPVDVLTDFLGTKGEAHGRPVDVTADAKGALLVSDDVGGVVWRVTRSN
- the argC gene encoding N-acetyl-gamma-glutamyl-phosphate reductase, which gives rise to MTHRIFIDGGVGTTGLEINERLAGRPELSIITLDADRRKDAAARRDALNAADIVILCLPDDAAREAVALIDNDRTRVIDASTAHRVADGWTYGFAELEPGHRERLANARFVANPGCWPTGFLALVRPLVLAGLLPADWPVTVSGASGYSGGGKSMIAEYEGAEGAPSAFRPYGLGLTHKHGPEMLRYSGLQHPPLFAPAVASAYRGMIVEVPLQLRAMPGAPSVADVQRTLAAAYAGSPIVSVASAEDSAAMGQVRLEHVGATDRLALFVFGNEATGQARLIAALDNLGKGAAGAAVQNLNILAGLPETAGLRL
- a CDS encoding C40 family peptidase, translated to MNASTSPTRNAPPEPIRFKLDGRSVKLDTRIHAARGDLADLALAGVLFSAHYARAVELTCVAAGAPVLASDTPKAQAVSELLRGESFHALDVTADWAWGFCGHDGYVGYVRREALDAREVVNSRVITGTAPLFSTADIKSPIADYWPRGAQFAAEAEGDFFACADGYVHKRHVAAIDALESDWVTAAERYLGQPYVWGGRGHRGVDCSGLVQVALGQCGIKVPRDTDLQREGIGSPIAPDAPLRRGDFVFFPGHVGLMTDGDHLLHANAYWMSVVIEPLADVVGRLAADHAEPISARRRIGT
- a CDS encoding MarR family winged helix-turn-helix transcriptional regulator: MDAQSAQNEAAELNRPGLKPLGQWMRTLVDYVRSGKPDLTNRQMALMLTVYIGAGPHTVRGLAEALNVSKPVITRALNKLSALGYLRRERDSTDRRNIFITRTPKGAEFLDAFHHFIAGTGRDERLNLSHAERSA